From a single Vibrio tubiashii genomic region:
- a CDS encoding flagellin, which produces MAINVNTNVSAMTAQRYLNGATDGMQKSMERLSSGYKINSARDDAAGLQISNRLNAQSRGLDMAVKNANDGISIAQTAEGAMNETTNILQRMRDLSLQSSNGSNSRSERIAIQEEVTALNDELNRIAETTSFGGNKLLNGTFGTQSFQIGASSGEAVQLSMGSMRSDTVGMGGKAYIAQAGKASDWTVSAGTTDLTLDYTDVHGEAKTLTINAKAGDDIEQLATYINGQSEDVKASVGEEGKLQLFAASNKVATDVTIGGGLGGEIGFGAGQDRTVADVDVSTVAGSQLAVSVIDGALKTVDSQRAELGAFQNRFGHAISNLDNINENVNASRSRIVDTDYAKETTQMTKSQILQQASTSVLAQAKQSPSAALSLLG; this is translated from the coding sequence ATGGCAATTAACGTAAACACGAACGTGTCTGCGATGACTGCTCAGCGCTACCTTAATGGTGCGACTGATGGCATGCAGAAATCGATGGAGCGTCTATCTTCGGGTTACAAAATCAATAGTGCCCGTGATGATGCTGCTGGCCTACAAATCTCAAACCGCTTGAATGCGCAAAGCCGTGGCTTAGACATGGCAGTAAAAAATGCGAATGATGGTATTTCGATCGCTCAAACCGCTGAAGGTGCGATGAACGAAACCACCAACATTTTGCAGCGTATGCGCGATCTATCATTGCAATCCTCTAACGGCTCGAACTCGCGTTCGGAGCGTATTGCGATTCAAGAAGAAGTTACCGCACTGAATGACGAGCTTAACCGTATTGCAGAAACCACTTCATTTGGTGGTAACAAATTGCTTAACGGCACGTTCGGCACTCAATCATTCCAAATTGGAGCGAGCTCAGGGGAGGCTGTTCAGCTTTCTATGGGTAGCATGCGTTCTGATACTGTAGGAATGGGTGGTAAAGCGTATATTGCTCAAGCAGGAAAAGCGTCAGATTGGACTGTTTCCGCAGGTACAACTGACCTAACACTAGACTATACTGATGTACATGGAGAGGCAAAAACGCTCACCATAAATGCAAAAGCTGGCGACGATATCGAGCAGCTTGCAACGTACATTAATGGTCAAAGTGAAGATGTGAAGGCTTCTGTGGGTGAGGAAGGTAAGCTTCAACTTTTCGCAGCTTCCAATAAAGTCGCGACAGATGTCACGATTGGCGGAGGACTAGGTGGTGAAATTGGCTTTGGTGCAGGACAAGATCGTACTGTAGCCGACGTCGATGTTTCGACAGTCGCCGGTTCTCAGTTAGCGGTATCTGTCATCGATGGTGCATTGAAAACGGTAGACAGTCAGCGTGCTGAACTGGGTGCTTTCCAAAACCGTTTTGGCCATGCTATCAGTAACCTAGATAACATTAACGAGAACGTTAATGCGTCTAGAAGCCGGATCGTTGATACTGACTATGCGAAAGAAACTACGCAAATGACTAAGTCGCAGATTCTTCAGCAAGCAAGTACATCTGTTCTAGCGCAAGCCAAGCAGTCTCCGTCGGCAGCTCTTAGCTTATTAGGTTAA
- the flaG gene encoding flagellar protein FlaG yields the protein MEIPSYTSNIQPYGSDSGTKLASKYDVQQVSSEKEQVSTKEMSEKATQSVEKAIEASKEREKLNRAERERIVQQMNDFISSINKGLSFRVDEESGRDVVTIYEADTGDIIRQIPDEEMLVILRRLREQTARYSSGIVNQTV from the coding sequence ATGGAAATACCATCCTACACATCGAACATCCAGCCTTATGGCTCAGATAGTGGCACTAAACTTGCTTCAAAATACGATGTACAGCAAGTTTCCTCGGAAAAGGAACAGGTCTCTACCAAGGAGATGAGCGAAAAAGCGACTCAGTCTGTTGAGAAAGCGATCGAAGCCTCGAAAGAGCGTGAAAAGCTAAACAGGGCAGAGCGTGAAAGGATTGTTCAACAGATGAATGATTTCATCTCGTCGATCAATAAAGGCTTATCATTTCGTGTAGACGAAGAATCTGGTCGAGATGTTGTAACAATATACGAAGCGGATACTGGCGATATTATTCGTCAGATACCCGATGAGGAAATGCTAGTTATCTTACGTCGCCTAAGGGAGCAAACCGCCCGATATTCATCGGGAATTGTGAACCAGACGGTGTAA
- the fliD gene encoding flagellar filament capping protein FliD — protein sequence MSFGPIGMNSGMDINSMVSKIVDSERVPKQQRIDNERAQIDSSISAYGRLRESLDTMKNLMASFRQEKAFAARTVESTDEAVVSATATTEAIAGRYAIDVLQLAQSHKIASDVLPEDAKFGPGKLQISMGGKKFSIDVQENSRLGDIVRGINGSKSNPGVRAAVINDTEGPRLIVASNVSGQDNDISMRAEAKAGDPLKLLEYKTLEQRVKDLERARAAAQELLAPLTPEEQKIADKIAQNNIDAAKAVDDEIAATSKQAAIQADPNAAKDATADNEMSKSATAAAAQAGIEANKYIKPEDRIPGWTETASGTLLSSYWEPEPQLDDKAKEKAPDVPGWSNTASGTLTDSYVTPKEAQAKLDAEQARIEQKVADEKALLAQRVATGELTPEQAKEMERAKLPKEEREYLERIDQAQADLVAAQQSFDTYRGMTEVQAAQDAKVLLDGVAQLSSNNNIIEDAIDGVDLTLKGRTPVGKPASEIDIEYDRQGVRNDIEQFVAAYNQFYQTSQELGGVDPRTGAAGPLAGDSIVRSADSRLKSVFSSRVEPAPEDLKTLTEFGITTTRQGTLEINYDMLDRQLNNNFNKLEDFFGGNQGFAKKVEDAIQGLTGVTGSIRNREKSMTERTYRLQDDQAALDRRMDNLEKRTHAKFTAMQDATSKMHSQLAGMMNALG from the coding sequence ATGAGTTTTGGCCCTATAGGCATGAATTCTGGCATGGATATCAATTCCATGGTCAGCAAAATTGTAGATTCGGAGCGCGTACCTAAGCAGCAACGAATCGACAATGAGCGGGCCCAAATTGATTCTAGTATCAGTGCCTATGGTCGACTCAGAGAGTCGCTGGATACGATGAAAAACTTGATGGCGAGCTTTCGTCAAGAGAAAGCTTTCGCCGCAAGAACAGTCGAATCAACGGATGAAGCTGTAGTATCCGCAACAGCAACCACTGAAGCTATCGCTGGTCGATATGCTATCGATGTGTTGCAGCTTGCCCAAAGCCACAAAATTGCGTCGGATGTATTGCCGGAGGACGCAAAATTTGGTCCGGGTAAGCTGCAGATTTCAATGGGAGGTAAAAAGTTCTCTATAGATGTTCAAGAGAACTCAAGGCTGGGTGATATCGTGCGCGGTATCAACGGCAGTAAGTCGAATCCCGGAGTTCGTGCTGCGGTGATCAATGACACGGAAGGCCCACGTTTAATTGTTGCGTCCAATGTATCTGGGCAAGACAATGACATTTCAATGCGCGCTGAAGCGAAAGCTGGCGATCCGCTTAAACTACTCGAATACAAAACTCTTGAGCAACGAGTCAAAGACTTAGAACGCGCCCGCGCTGCCGCTCAAGAATTGCTAGCCCCTCTGACACCAGAGGAGCAAAAAATTGCCGATAAAATTGCTCAAAATAACATCGATGCGGCAAAAGCTGTCGACGATGAAATCGCTGCAACTTCAAAGCAAGCGGCAATTCAGGCTGATCCTAACGCTGCGAAGGATGCGACTGCAGACAATGAGATGTCAAAAAGCGCTACTGCGGCCGCTGCACAGGCGGGGATAGAAGCAAACAAATACATCAAACCCGAAGATCGTATTCCAGGATGGACAGAAACGGCGTCGGGTACTTTACTCAGCTCATACTGGGAACCAGAACCTCAGCTTGACGATAAAGCAAAAGAAAAAGCTCCTGATGTTCCTGGTTGGTCTAATACTGCATCGGGCACTTTGACCGATTCATACGTTACACCAAAAGAAGCACAGGCTAAGCTCGATGCTGAGCAAGCACGAATTGAGCAGAAAGTAGCGGATGAAAAAGCGCTACTTGCTCAACGTGTCGCGACAGGAGAGCTGACACCTGAACAAGCCAAAGAGATGGAGCGGGCTAAACTTCCGAAAGAAGAGCGTGAGTACCTAGAGCGAATTGACCAAGCTCAAGCTGATTTAGTTGCGGCGCAACAGTCATTTGACACTTACCGAGGCATGACAGAGGTACAGGCTGCACAAGATGCCAAAGTGCTACTCGATGGCGTTGCCCAGCTTTCAAGCAATAACAATATTATTGAAGATGCCATTGACGGCGTTGATTTAACCCTAAAAGGTCGCACCCCAGTAGGCAAGCCCGCTTCAGAAATTGATATTGAGTATGACCGTCAAGGCGTGCGTAATGATATTGAGCAATTTGTTGCGGCTTACAACCAGTTCTATCAAACTTCTCAAGAACTTGGTGGTGTAGACCCAAGAACTGGAGCCGCAGGTCCACTGGCTGGTGACAGTATTGTGCGTAGTGCGGACTCCCGTCTTAAGTCGGTATTCTCCTCTCGGGTAGAGCCAGCGCCGGAGGATCTAAAAACATTGACGGAATTTGGTATTACCACTACCCGTCAAGGCACCTTAGAGATCAACTATGACATGCTAGATCGCCAGTTGAACAATAACTTCAACAAGCTTGAGGATTTTTTTGGCGGGAACCAAGGTTTTGCAAAAAAAGTGGAAGACGCGATTCAAGGTCTGACTGGCGTAACTGGCTCGATACGTAATCGAGAGAAAAGTATGACTGAGCGGACGTATCGCTTACAAGATGATCAAGCGGCATTAGATCGCCGTATGGATAATCTAGAAAAGCGCACACACGCCAAATTTACGGCAATGCAGGATGCCACGAGCAAAATGCACTCTCAGCTAGCAGGTATGATGAATGCGCTTGGATAG
- a CDS encoding flagellar protein FliT, with the protein MRLDSEFLGQLANLCELDQKISETLASEEINAEEIVQLVDIREQLLQSLLDVIETHPELAQLQQWYDAVKRTQTVVELMQNKTSELGQALQKYRHGKRSVQQYQKFL; encoded by the coding sequence ATGCGCTTGGATAGTGAATTTCTCGGCCAACTTGCCAATTTGTGTGAATTAGATCAAAAAATTTCTGAAACTCTTGCATCGGAAGAAATAAATGCTGAAGAAATTGTTCAGCTAGTCGATATAAGGGAACAGTTATTGCAAAGTTTGTTAGATGTAATAGAAACACATCCAGAGCTTGCACAACTACAGCAGTGGTATGATGCGGTCAAAAGAACCCAAACTGTTGTAGAATTAATGCAGAATAAAACTTCTGAACTGGGACAGGCGTTACAAAAGTATCGTCATGGCAAACGCTCAGTTCAGCAGTATCAAAAGTTTTTATAG
- the fliS gene encoding flagellar export chaperone FliS has translation MRGSLQAYKKVSVDSQLSAASPHKIVQMLMAGAIERLIQGKAAMQAGNIPAKGERLGKALDIIISLRSCLSMDDGGDIAQNLDQLYEFMITQITEANHQNNPQPIDDVIEIIREIKSAWDQIPTEYHNLTAADVGL, from the coding sequence ATGCGTGGTTCACTACAGGCTTACAAGAAGGTATCGGTTGATAGCCAGCTCAGTGCGGCCTCCCCGCATAAAATTGTTCAAATGCTGATGGCTGGCGCTATTGAACGTTTGATTCAAGGTAAAGCGGCGATGCAGGCAGGAAACATTCCAGCCAAGGGTGAGCGTTTGGGTAAGGCTCTAGATATCATTATCAGCTTGCGCAGCTGTCTTTCAATGGATGATGGTGGCGACATCGCTCAGAACCTTGATCAGCTGTACGAATTTATGATTACTCAGATTACAGAAGCAAATCATCAAAATAACCCACAGCCCATTGATGATGTAATTGAGATTATCCGTGAAATTAAGTCTGCATGGGATCAGATTCCTACTGAGTATCACAACCTAACAGCAGCGGATGTTGGTTTATAA
- a CDS encoding sigma-54 dependent transcriptional regulator — protein MQGLAKLLVIEDDAQARINLSNILEFVGEQCEAITSDQLDDLDWSRVWAGCILGSLNNNKLPSKLSDKLSQANHIPLLIAGKHSYPVEELTNYVGELEYPLNYPQLSEALRHCKDFLGRKGVNVLSSSRKNTLFRSLVGQSHGIKEVRHLIEQVSGTEANVLILGESGTGKEVVARNIHYHSARRNGPFVPINCGAIPPDLLESELFGHEKGAFTGAITSRKGRFELAEGGTLFLDEIGDMPMPMQVKLLRVLQERCFERVGGNTTIRVNVRVIAATHRNLETMINDESFREDLYYRLNVFPIEMPALRDRKDDIPLLLQELMTRMESEGAQPICFTPRSINSLMEHEWPGNVRELANLVERMIILYPNSLVDVNHLPTKYRYSDIPEFQPEYNNLESVEEQERDALQDIFSEDFSLESSDIFQEHENAPQSLPPEGVNLKEMLADLEVNMINQALEAQGGIVARAADMLGMRRTTLVEKMRKYNLQR, from the coding sequence ATGCAAGGTTTAGCAAAACTACTTGTGATTGAAGATGATGCGCAAGCACGAATCAATCTCAGTAATATTTTAGAATTTGTTGGAGAACAGTGTGAGGCGATCACTTCTGATCAGCTTGATGACCTAGATTGGTCTCGAGTGTGGGCCGGTTGTATTCTTGGTTCTCTGAATAATAATAAATTACCTTCCAAGCTGAGCGATAAATTATCCCAGGCTAATCATATTCCTTTACTTATTGCCGGAAAGCATTCTTATCCAGTTGAAGAGCTAACAAACTATGTTGGTGAGCTGGAGTACCCATTAAATTACCCGCAATTAAGTGAAGCGCTGCGCCACTGTAAAGACTTCTTAGGCCGTAAAGGTGTAAATGTTCTTTCCTCTTCTCGTAAAAACACATTGTTCCGTAGCCTTGTTGGCCAAAGCCACGGCATTAAAGAAGTCCGCCATCTTATCGAGCAGGTTTCTGGAACAGAAGCAAATGTGTTAATCCTAGGCGAGTCTGGTACAGGTAAAGAAGTCGTCGCTCGTAATATTCACTATCATTCAGCTCGTCGTAATGGCCCATTTGTGCCAATTAACTGTGGTGCGATACCACCTGACCTCCTTGAAAGTGAGTTGTTTGGTCATGAAAAAGGGGCGTTTACTGGAGCGATTACCTCGCGTAAAGGCCGCTTTGAACTTGCTGAAGGCGGTACACTGTTCCTAGATGAAATTGGCGATATGCCGATGCCGATGCAGGTTAAACTGCTTCGAGTACTGCAAGAACGTTGCTTTGAACGTGTCGGTGGCAACACCACCATCCGAGTCAATGTTCGTGTTATTGCAGCAACGCACCGCAATCTGGAAACCATGATAAATGACGAGTCTTTCCGCGAAGATCTTTATTATCGTCTCAATGTGTTCCCGATTGAGATGCCTGCACTGCGCGATCGCAAAGATGATATCCCATTGTTGCTACAAGAGTTAATGACGCGCATGGAGTCAGAAGGGGCTCAGCCTATCTGTTTTACACCGCGCTCAATTAACTCACTGATGGAGCATGAATGGCCTGGTAACGTCCGCGAACTTGCTAACCTTGTGGAGCGAATGATCATCCTGTACCCGAACAGCTTAGTAGATGTGAATCATCTACCGACCAAGTATCGTTACAGCGATATTCCGGAGTTTCAGCCCGAGTACAACAATCTTGAATCTGTTGAAGAACAAGAGCGTGATGCGCTGCAAGATATCTTCTCTGAAGACTTCAGCCTAGAGTCGAGTGACATATTCCAAGAGCATGAAAATGCGCCGCAAAGTCTTCCTCCAGAAGGGGTTAACCTCAAAGAGATGCTGGCGGACCTTGAAGTCAATATGATCAATCAAGCACTTGAGGCACAAGGTGGTATTGTTGCGCGAGCAGCCGACATGTTAGGCATGCGTCGAACGACTCTAGTTGAGAAGATGCGTAAGTACAATCTACAGCGATAA
- a CDS encoding sensor histidine kinase, protein MQLTPSVDNPMPLGTLEQQVERYQQVLDVMPAGVILLDTQGVVQEANPEALRLLEVPLVGEKWFEVIQQAFAPREDDGHEISLRNGRKVRLAISASKTGQLILITDLTETRLLQSRISDLQRLSSLGRMVASLAHQVRTPLSSAMLYASNLGAPNLPPATKDRFQTKLMDRLHDLEKQVNDMLLFAKGGDNKVVKPFTVADLVAEFSPMVETALKNNQIDYCLEVEQEQTQLLGNANAIASALSNLVMNAIQIAGKQSQVDVFFRPVNGELKISVQDSGPGVPAELQNKIMEPFFTTRSQGTGLGLAVVQMVCRAHDGRLELISEQGDGACFTVCIPLERHPHPDQQAMTGEE, encoded by the coding sequence ATGCAGTTAACCCCGTCGGTCGATAATCCGATGCCATTAGGCACACTAGAACAACAAGTAGAACGCTATCAGCAGGTACTCGATGTCATGCCCGCTGGTGTTATATTGCTCGATACTCAGGGTGTGGTGCAGGAAGCTAACCCAGAAGCTTTACGTTTGTTGGAAGTCCCGCTCGTGGGTGAAAAATGGTTTGAAGTGATTCAACAAGCATTTGCACCGCGAGAAGATGACGGTCATGAGATCTCGCTTCGTAATGGCCGTAAAGTCCGTTTAGCGATTTCAGCCTCTAAAACAGGACAGTTGATTCTTATCACTGATTTGACCGAGACACGTCTTTTGCAGTCTAGAATCAGTGACTTACAACGCCTGTCTTCTCTCGGTCGCATGGTGGCTTCACTGGCTCACCAAGTTCGGACGCCACTTTCGAGCGCCATGCTTTACGCCTCCAACTTAGGCGCGCCCAATTTGCCGCCTGCAACGAAAGATAGATTTCAAACCAAGCTGATGGATCGCCTCCATGACTTAGAAAAGCAAGTCAATGACATGTTGCTGTTTGCGAAAGGTGGCGACAATAAGGTTGTTAAGCCATTCACCGTGGCAGATTTGGTTGCCGAGTTCTCACCTATGGTTGAAACCGCTCTGAAAAACAATCAAATCGATTACTGCTTAGAAGTCGAGCAAGAACAAACTCAGCTATTGGGTAATGCCAATGCCATTGCTTCGGCACTAAGTAATTTGGTGATGAATGCGATTCAAATTGCCGGTAAACAGTCCCAAGTCGATGTGTTTTTTAGACCGGTTAATGGCGAACTGAAAATCTCAGTACAAGATAGCGGTCCGGGCGTTCCCGCTGAATTACAAAACAAAATTATGGAACCTTTCTTCACCACTCGCTCGCAAGGGACTGGACTCGGTCTTGCGGTAGTGCAGATGGTGTGTCGTGCGCACGATGGAAGGTTGGAACTCATTTCAGAGCAAGGTGACGGCGCATGCTTTACGGTGTGCATTCCGCTAGAGCGTCACCCTCACCCTGATCAACAAGCTATGACTGGAGAAGAATAA
- a CDS encoding sigma-54-dependent transcriptional regulator has product MAQSKVLIVEDDEGLREALVDTLALAGYEWLEADSAEDALVKLKSNSVDIVVSDVQMAGMGGLALLRNIKQHWPNLPVLLMTAYANIEDAVSAMKDGAIDYMAKPFAPEVLLNMVSRYAPVKSDDNGDAVVADEKSIKLLALADKVAKTDASVMVLGPSGSGKEVMSRYIHNASNRKDGPFVAINCAAIPDNMLEATLFGYEKGAFTGAVQACPGKFEQAQGGTILLDEISEMDLSLQAKLLRVLQEREVERLGSRKSIKLDVRVLATSNRDLKLYVQEGNFREDLYYRLNVFPIAWPALCERKGDIEPLAQHLVERHCQKLGMPVPNVTANAINKLLSYTWPGNVRELDNVVQRALILSESGQIDSEHILLEGLDWQDASSLQVAVETGDCIVPNIKPVAEQGSNLSAGSGLGGELRDQEYAIILDTLEECNGRRKEMAEKLGISPRTLRYKLAKMRDAGIEIPN; this is encoded by the coding sequence ATGGCTCAAAGCAAAGTACTGATCGTAGAAGATGATGAAGGTCTACGCGAAGCCTTAGTCGACACTTTGGCTCTGGCTGGCTATGAATGGCTTGAGGCGGATAGTGCCGAAGATGCCTTAGTGAAGCTTAAGTCAAACAGCGTAGATATTGTTGTATCAGACGTGCAAATGGCCGGAATGGGCGGCTTGGCGTTACTGAGAAACATCAAGCAGCATTGGCCAAACCTGCCAGTACTGCTAATGACCGCTTATGCCAACATTGAGGATGCGGTTTCAGCGATGAAAGATGGCGCCATTGACTATATGGCAAAGCCTTTTGCACCGGAAGTACTGCTCAATATGGTCAGCCGTTATGCGCCAGTAAAATCGGATGATAATGGCGATGCGGTTGTTGCTGACGAGAAAAGCATTAAATTACTGGCTCTCGCCGATAAAGTGGCGAAAACCGATGCAAGTGTCATGGTTTTAGGTCCTAGCGGCTCGGGTAAAGAAGTCATGTCGCGTTATATCCATAACGCCTCAAATCGTAAAGATGGCCCATTTGTCGCGATCAACTGTGCGGCGATCCCTGACAACATGCTAGAAGCCACCTTGTTCGGTTATGAAAAAGGGGCGTTTACTGGAGCGGTACAAGCGTGTCCAGGTAAGTTCGAACAGGCGCAAGGCGGGACTATCTTATTGGATGAGATCAGTGAGATGGATCTGAGCCTGCAAGCTAAGCTATTGCGTGTGCTCCAAGAGCGCGAAGTCGAACGCTTGGGCAGCCGTAAGAGCATCAAGCTCGATGTTCGTGTTTTGGCGACCAGTAACCGTGACTTGAAGCTGTATGTTCAAGAGGGTAACTTCCGTGAAGACTTGTACTACCGCTTAAATGTTTTCCCAATTGCATGGCCTGCTCTTTGTGAGCGCAAAGGTGATATCGAACCACTGGCCCAGCACTTAGTTGAACGCCACTGTCAAAAACTGGGTATGCCAGTGCCTAATGTGACGGCAAATGCTATCAACAAACTTCTCTCTTACACATGGCCGGGTAATGTTCGTGAATTGGATAACGTTGTCCAACGTGCGCTTATCTTGAGTGAAAGCGGTCAGATTGATTCGGAGCATATCCTGCTTGAAGGGCTAGATTGGCAAGACGCATCTAGCTTACAAGTGGCGGTAGAGACAGGTGACTGCATTGTTCCTAACATTAAGCCTGTGGCTGAGCAAGGTAGCAACCTTTCTGCGGGTAGTGGACTAGGTGGCGAACTTCGCGATCAAGAGTACGCCATTATTCTCGACACTCTGGAAGAGTGTAACGGTCGACGCAAAGAAATGGCTGAGAAGTTAGGCATTAGCCCGCGTACTTTGCGCTATAAACTAGCAAAAATGCGTGACGCTGGGATTGAAATTCCAAACTAA
- the fliE gene encoding flagellar hook-basal body complex protein FliE → MRVDGFQSEMQAMMFEATGTKPAATGHTVGADFGQLLNNAINNVNSLSKTSSDLQMRFDRGDADVSLSDVMIARNKSSVAFEATIQVRNKLVESYKELMNMPV, encoded by the coding sequence ATGAGAGTTGACGGTTTTCAAAGCGAAATGCAAGCAATGATGTTTGAAGCAACGGGTACTAAACCTGCTGCGACAGGGCATACAGTCGGTGCTGATTTTGGCCAATTGCTTAATAATGCGATCAACAACGTTAATAGCCTCTCAAAGACGTCTAGCGACCTTCAAATGCGATTTGATCGCGGTGACGCTGACGTTTCACTCTCTGACGTAATGATCGCTAGAAACAAATCTAGTGTCGCTTTCGAAGCCACAATTCAGGTACGCAACAAGCTTGTTGAGTCGTACAAAGAATTGATGAACATGCCAGTTTAA
- the fliF gene encoding flagellar basal-body MS-ring/collar protein FliF has product MSEQNSSTDLTVTEGARESAMVATSDLDSHVQNPDLDEKSSSKFDMAVGDLDLLRQVVLVLSISICVALIVMLFFWVKEPEMRPLGAYETEELIPVLDYLDQQKLDYKLEGNTILVPASEFNSLKLDMVRAGLNQEKHAGDDILLQDMGFGVSQRLEQERLKLSRERQLSKAIEEMKQVRKARVLLALPKQSVFVRHNQEASASVFLTLKTGANLKQEEVDSVVDMVASAVPGMKPNRITVTDQHGRLLSSGSQDPASAARRKEHELERKQEQALRDKIDSVLIPILGFGNYTAQVDIELDFSAVEQTSKRFDPNTPSTRSEYTLEDYNNGNVVAGVPGALSNQPPADASIPQDVAQMKDGTTLGQGSVHKEATRNFELDTTISHERRQTGVVNRQTVAVAVKNRAVVNPDTGETSYQPISEAELNSIKQLLIGTVGFSEARGDLLNVLSMQFAEPEIEVMADVPIWEHPNFNDWIRWFASALVIIVVVLVLVRPALKKLLNPASDEDEDQLYGPDGLPIGADGETSLIGGDLDGGELFEFGSSIDLPNLHKDEDVLKAVRALVANEPELAAQVVKNWMQDA; this is encoded by the coding sequence GTGTCAGAGCAAAATTCATCAACCGATCTAACCGTAACTGAAGGTGCTCGCGAAAGCGCTATGGTAGCTACGTCGGATCTTGATTCACACGTACAAAACCCAGATTTGGACGAAAAATCCAGTTCCAAGTTTGATATGGCGGTGGGTGACCTCGATCTGCTTCGCCAAGTCGTTCTGGTACTTTCAATCTCCATCTGTGTTGCTCTGATTGTTATGCTGTTCTTCTGGGTTAAAGAGCCAGAGATGCGTCCATTAGGGGCTTACGAAACAGAAGAGTTGATCCCCGTCTTAGATTACCTTGATCAGCAGAAACTCGATTACAAGCTTGAAGGCAATACCATCTTAGTGCCAGCAAGTGAGTTCAACTCATTAAAGCTTGATATGGTTCGTGCTGGCCTTAACCAAGAGAAACACGCTGGTGATGACATCTTGCTACAAGATATGGGCTTCGGTGTTTCACAGCGTTTAGAACAAGAGCGTCTCAAGCTAAGCCGTGAGCGCCAACTGTCAAAAGCCATCGAAGAGATGAAGCAAGTACGTAAAGCGCGTGTCTTGCTTGCTTTGCCTAAGCAAAGTGTATTTGTTCGACATAACCAAGAAGCGTCAGCATCTGTATTTTTAACACTCAAAACAGGCGCGAACCTTAAGCAGGAAGAAGTCGATTCTGTGGTTGATATGGTGGCAAGTGCGGTTCCGGGTATGAAGCCTAACCGTATTACCGTCACAGACCAACATGGTCGTCTATTAAGCTCTGGCTCACAAGATCCTGCCTCGGCAGCGCGTCGCAAAGAACATGAATTAGAGCGTAAGCAAGAACAAGCACTGCGTGACAAAATCGATTCTGTACTTATCCCTATCTTAGGTTTTGGTAACTATACTGCTCAAGTGGATATTGAACTCGACTTTAGTGCAGTAGAACAGACCAGTAAGCGCTTTGACCCGAACACACCTTCAACACGAAGCGAATACACCTTAGAAGACTACAACAATGGTAACGTCGTCGCAGGTGTGCCAGGTGCATTGAGTAACCAGCCTCCGGCGGATGCTTCTATTCCACAAGATGTGGCGCAAATGAAAGATGGCACAACCTTAGGTCAAGGTTCTGTGCATAAAGAAGCTACACGTAACTTTGAACTCGATACCACCATCAGCCATGAACGTCGTCAAACGGGTGTAGTAAACCGTCAAACAGTTGCAGTCGCAGTGAAGAACCGTGCAGTCGTCAACCCAGACACGGGTGAGACCAGCTACCAACCAATTTCTGAGGCTGAACTAAACTCTATTAAGCAACTACTGATTGGTACGGTAGGATTTAGCGAAGCACGTGGCGATCTGCTTAATGTGCTAAGCATGCAGTTTGCAGAACCTGAAATTGAAGTCATGGCGGATGTGCCAATTTGGGAACACCCTAACTTCAATGACTGGATACGTTGGTTCGCAAGTGCGTTGGTTATCATTGTTGTGGTCTTGGTTCTTGTCCGCCCAGCACTGAAAAAACTCCTCAACCCTGCGTCTGATGAAGATGAAGATCAGCTTTACGGACCAGATGGCTTACCAATTGGTGCTGATGGTGAAACCAGCTTGATTGGTGGCGACCTAGACGGTGGCGAGTTGTTTGAGTTTGGCTCAAGTATTGACTTGCCTAACCTACACAAAGATGAAGATGTGCTGAAAGCAGTGCGTGCACTGGTTGCTAATGAACCTGAGCTAGCAGCACAAGTAGTGAAGAATTGGATGCAGGATGCCTAA